One region of Exiguobacterium acetylicum genomic DNA includes:
- the atpG gene encoding ATP synthase F1 subunit gamma — translation MASLREIQTRINSTKSTKQITKAMNMVSASKLNRAQAHSAKFQPYMLKMQEVLGTIANGTTGASHPMLEKRPVKKTGYIVITSDRGLAGAYNANVLREVYREIKEKHTTDSYVLFVVGKVGVQFFRSRGITVTDAITGLNDSPSYVDVAEIVKRTVSAFTIGEIDELKLCYNHFLSVISQEVKVETLLPLGEIEASSSTTYEYEPSEEQILAELLPRYAESLIFGALLDAKVAEHASRMTAMQSATDNADDLIGRLTLVYNRARQAAITQEITEIVSGAAAQQ, via the coding sequence ATGGCATCGTTGCGCGAGATACAAACGCGGATCAACTCGACGAAAAGTACGAAACAGATCACGAAAGCGATGAACATGGTTTCGGCGTCGAAACTGAACCGCGCTCAAGCACATAGCGCGAAGTTCCAACCTTACATGCTGAAAATGCAAGAGGTACTCGGAACCATTGCGAATGGCACGACAGGTGCGAGCCATCCGATGCTCGAGAAACGTCCCGTCAAAAAGACGGGCTATATCGTCATCACATCGGATCGCGGCTTAGCTGGTGCATATAACGCCAACGTGCTGCGTGAAGTCTACCGGGAAATCAAAGAAAAGCATACTACGGACAGTTACGTTCTCTTCGTGGTCGGTAAAGTCGGTGTCCAGTTCTTCCGTTCACGCGGAATCACGGTCACGGATGCGATCACAGGCTTGAACGATTCTCCTTCGTATGTCGACGTCGCTGAGATCGTGAAGCGCACAGTGAGTGCGTTCACGATCGGCGAAATCGACGAGCTCAAGCTGTGCTACAACCACTTCTTGTCTGTCATCAGCCAGGAAGTGAAAGTCGAAACTCTTCTCCCACTCGGAGAAATCGAAGCTTCATCTTCGACGACTTATGAGTACGAGCCAAGCGAGGAACAAATCCTTGCGGAACTCCTCCCGCGTTATGCGGAGAGCTTGATCTTCGGTGCGCTTCTTGACGCGAAAGTAGCAGAACATGCGTCACGTATGACAGCAATGCAAAGTGCGACAGATAACGCAGATGACTTGATCGGTCGATTGACTCTCGTCTACAACCGAGCTCGACAAGCTGCAATCACGCAAGAAATCACAGAGATCGTCAGTGGGGCTGCTGCGCAGCAGTAA
- the atpA gene encoding F0F1 ATP synthase subunit alpha: MSIRAEEISALLKARIAQYGSTMEVNETGTVIQIGDGIARAHGLDNVMSGELVEFANGTMGLAQNLEEGNVGIIILGDYLEIKEGDSVRRTGRIMEVPTGDALLGRVVNPLGMPIDGLGPIETEHYNPIERKASGVMARKSVHEPLQTGIKAIDALVPIGRGQRELIIGDRQTGKTSIAIDTIINQKEENMICIYVAIGQKESTVRGVVETLRKNGALDYTIVVSAAASQPAPLLYLAPFAGVAMGEHFMDQGKHVLVIYDDLSKQAAAYRELSLLLKRPPGREAYPGDVFYLHSRLLERAAKLNDELGAGSLTALPFIETQASDISAYIPTNVISITDGQIFLQSDLFFSGVRPAINPGLSVSRVGGSAQVKAMKKVAGTLRLDLASYRELEAFAQFGSDLDKATQSKLNRGERTVEVLKQDLNQPLTVDKQVIIIYALTRGHLDDVAVTDIRRFEKELNLWLDQNRKQLCDEIRKTGNLPADEELVAAISEFKKTFQATV, translated from the coding sequence ATGAGCATTAGAGCTGAAGAAATCAGCGCCCTGCTTAAAGCGCGTATCGCGCAGTACGGTTCTACGATGGAAGTGAACGAGACAGGTACGGTCATCCAAATCGGTGATGGTATCGCTCGTGCACACGGACTCGACAACGTCATGTCGGGAGAGCTCGTAGAATTCGCTAACGGCACAATGGGCTTGGCGCAAAACTTAGAAGAAGGCAACGTCGGTATCATCATCCTCGGTGACTACCTTGAAATCAAAGAAGGCGACTCTGTTCGCCGTACGGGCCGCATCATGGAAGTACCAACTGGAGACGCACTCCTCGGACGTGTCGTCAACCCACTCGGTATGCCAATCGATGGTCTTGGTCCAATCGAAACAGAACACTACAACCCGATCGAGCGTAAGGCGTCTGGCGTCATGGCGCGTAAATCGGTACACGAGCCACTTCAGACAGGAATCAAAGCAATTGATGCCCTCGTTCCAATCGGTCGTGGACAGCGTGAGTTGATCATCGGTGACCGTCAGACGGGTAAAACGTCGATCGCAATCGATACGATCATCAACCAAAAAGAAGAAAACATGATCTGTATCTACGTCGCAATCGGACAAAAAGAATCAACAGTCCGTGGCGTCGTCGAGACGCTCCGTAAAAACGGTGCCCTCGATTACACGATCGTCGTTTCGGCAGCGGCTTCACAGCCAGCTCCACTTCTTTACCTCGCACCATTCGCAGGTGTCGCGATGGGTGAACACTTCATGGACCAAGGCAAACACGTTCTTGTCATCTATGATGATCTTTCAAAACAAGCAGCTGCTTACCGTGAGCTTTCACTTCTCTTGAAACGCCCACCAGGCCGCGAAGCTTACCCAGGGGATGTCTTCTACCTCCACTCACGCCTTCTTGAGCGTGCGGCGAAGTTGAACGACGAGCTTGGCGCAGGTAGTTTGACTGCCCTTCCGTTCATCGAAACACAAGCGTCGGATATCTCAGCTTACATCCCGACGAACGTTATCTCGATCACGGATGGTCAAATCTTCCTTCAATCGGATCTCTTCTTCTCAGGTGTCCGTCCCGCGATCAACCCGGGTCTCTCGGTATCGCGTGTAGGTGGTTCGGCTCAAGTAAAAGCGATGAAGAAGGTAGCGGGTACGCTCCGTCTTGACCTCGCATCTTACCGTGAGCTTGAAGCATTCGCACAGTTCGGATCTGACCTTGATAAAGCGACTCAATCGAAGCTTAACCGTGGTGAGCGGACAGTTGAAGTCTTGAAACAAGACTTGAACCAACCACTTACTGTCGATAAGCAAGTCATCATCATCTATGCCTTGACTCGTGGTCACCTTGATGATGTTGCTGTAACGGATATTCGTCGTTTTGAAAAGGAACTCAACCTCTGGCTCGATCAAAACCGCAAACAACTTTGCGATGAGATCCGTAAGACAGGTAACCTTCCAGCAGACGAAGAGCTCGTAGCAGCAATCTCAGAATTTAAGAAAACGTTCCAAGCGACGGTCTAA
- a CDS encoding F0F1 ATP synthase subunit delta: protein MRDHVAGRYAKALFDLALEHHVLEQAEADVRTLGEVLHATPELASVLDNPSISAEELKQVLQTSFTGFNSIVLNTLLVMVENDRAAEIVTLPEHFIALLNEHRNVATAIVTSAYKLSDEELTKVKETFGQKSGKTLEVENVVDTSVIGGLRVQIGYTTYDGTIETKLTRLERELLKA, encoded by the coding sequence ATGCGTGATCACGTAGCGGGACGCTACGCAAAAGCGCTCTTCGATCTTGCGCTTGAGCACCATGTGCTCGAGCAAGCAGAAGCTGATGTGCGGACGCTCGGCGAAGTGCTCCACGCAACACCAGAGCTCGCTTCGGTTTTAGATAACCCATCGATTTCTGCTGAAGAGCTCAAGCAAGTTCTTCAAACAAGCTTCACTGGCTTCAACTCGATCGTCTTGAACACATTGCTCGTCATGGTCGAAAACGACCGGGCGGCAGAGATCGTTACATTACCGGAACACTTCATTGCATTGTTGAATGAACACCGCAATGTCGCGACGGCAATCGTCACGAGTGCATACAAATTGTCAGACGAGGAACTCACGAAAGTGAAAGAGACGTTTGGCCAAAAATCAGGTAAAACGCTTGAAGTCGAGAACGTCGTCGACACGAGTGTCATCGGAGGACTTCGCGTTCAAATCGGTTACACGACATATGACGGTACGATCGAAACTAAACTAACGCGCCTTGAGCGTGAGCTGTTAAAAGCGTAA
- the atpF gene encoding F0F1 ATP synthase subunit B: MNLTYLAAGAGGESNQLLLANMIVTIVVFLLLLILLKKFAWGPLVNMMKAREEHVASEINSAEKSRKDAEVYVEQQREELNKARTEARDLLEASRRQAEAEQARAMEQARLESEMSKEEARRAIERERAEAQAALKNDVALQAIAAARHVMKTQLATDEAAQKALVDQFLADTKGTN, translated from the coding sequence ATGAATCTAACGTATCTTGCGGCAGGGGCTGGTGGCGAAAGCAACCAACTTTTATTAGCCAACATGATCGTCACGATCGTCGTTTTCCTCTTGCTCCTCATCCTCTTGAAGAAATTCGCATGGGGCCCGCTCGTCAACATGATGAAAGCGCGGGAAGAGCATGTGGCTAGCGAGATCAACTCGGCTGAAAAGAGCCGTAAAGACGCTGAAGTCTACGTAGAACAACAACGCGAAGAATTAAACAAGGCGCGTACGGAAGCACGCGACCTTTTAGAAGCATCACGCCGTCAGGCAGAAGCAGAGCAAGCACGTGCGATGGAGCAGGCACGTCTTGAATCCGAAATGAGTAAGGAAGAAGCTCGCCGTGCGATCGAACGTGAACGCGCTGAAGCACAAGCTGCTTTGAAGAACGATGTCGCTCTTCAAGCAATCGCTGCAGCACGCCACGTCATGAAAACACAGCTTGCGACAGACGAAGCCGCTCAAAAAGCACTCGTCGATCAATTCCTTGCTGATACTAAGGGCACGAACTAA
- the atpE gene encoding F0F1 ATP synthase subunit C: MNLIATAIIIGLGALGAGIGNGLIVNGTVLGQARQPELKNELRQTMFIGIGLVEALPIIGVAVGFLLLNS, from the coding sequence ATGAATCTTATTGCAACAGCGATCATCATCGGACTCGGCGCACTCGGCGCAGGTATCGGTAACGGTCTTATCGTAAACGGTACAGTATTAGGTCAAGCACGTCAGCCAGAACTCAAAAACGAACTTCGTCAAACAATGTTCATCGGTATCGGTCTTGTTGAGGCACTTCCAATCATCGGTGTAGCGGTCGGTTTCCTTCTTCTCAACTCTTAA
- the atpB gene encoding F0F1 ATP synthase subunit A produces the protein MNHEMPLYEIPLWGDFVLYGSWTNLITVLIAAALVFLIAVAGTRRLVMKPTGAQNVMEMFLEFVRGIISSTMDWKTGGRFLTFGMTLFLFILVSNIMGLPFNVVTGHYIWFNSPTADPYVTLALSSLVVVLSHYYGVKMRGFGAYAKTFMTPMFIITIIEEFANTLTLGLRLYGNIFAGEIMIGIILSIGIVSGTNDFQFLGPVGAIISGIPMLIWQGFSLFIGGIQAYIFLILTMVYIGHKAAHDH, from the coding sequence ATGAACCACGAAATGCCACTTTACGAAATCCCACTCTGGGGTGACTTCGTTCTGTACGGTAGCTGGACGAACTTGATCACAGTATTGATTGCTGCTGCTCTCGTCTTCTTGATTGCCGTGGCCGGTACGCGACGTCTTGTGATGAAGCCAACCGGTGCTCAAAACGTGATGGAGATGTTCCTTGAATTCGTTCGCGGAATCATCAGCAGCACGATGGACTGGAAAACAGGGGGTCGCTTCCTTACGTTCGGAATGACATTATTCCTGTTCATCCTTGTGTCCAACATCATGGGTCTCCCATTCAACGTCGTGACGGGACACTACATTTGGTTCAACTCACCAACTGCAGATCCTTACGTGACACTGGCACTTTCATCTCTCGTAGTAGTCTTAAGTCATTACTACGGTGTGAAGATGCGAGGCTTCGGCGCTTATGCGAAAACATTCATGACGCCGATGTTTATCATTACCATCATCGAGGAGTTTGCAAACACGTTGACGCTCGGTCTTCGTCTTTACGGAAACATCTTCGCTGGTGAAATCATGATCGGAATCATTCTTTCGATCGGTATCGTCTCTGGTACGAACGATTTCCAATTCCTCGGACCAGTTGGCGCGATCATATCGGGTATCCCGATGTTGATCTGGCAAGGATTCTCACTCTTCATCGGTGGTATCCAAGCGTACATCTTCCTTATCCTGACGATGGTTTACATCGGACATAAGGCAGCGCACGACCATTAA
- a CDS encoding ATP synthase subunit I, whose translation MNIILQDALYRAYLRWFGLFYGILAVLLLIGRPSDPVIYGLALGGTGSFLILTLQRLSVDRMYRVIETGRKPVSRGTVSRMAVAVLCVMIGLKYQTELSLTAVVIGLLAGHVIQFCEFLTHELKREKR comes from the coding sequence ATGAACATCATCCTTCAAGATGCGTTGTATCGTGCGTACTTACGATGGTTTGGACTCTTTTATGGAATCCTGGCTGTCCTGCTGCTCATCGGACGCCCGAGTGACCCAGTCATCTATGGACTAGCACTTGGTGGAACTGGCAGCTTTCTGATCTTGACGCTTCAACGACTCAGCGTCGATCGGATGTATCGTGTAATCGAGACGGGGCGCAAGCCAGTGTCTCGAGGGACCGTTTCACGCATGGCGGTCGCGGTACTTTGTGTGATGATCGGTTTGAAATATCAAACTGAATTGTCATTAACTGCGGTGGTAATAGGCCTTCTCGCCGGCCACGTCATACAATTTTGTGAGTTCTTGACTCACGAACTCAAGCGGGAAAAGAGGTGA
- a CDS encoding AtpZ/AtpI family protein yields the protein MRQSGLAKSMVMASQISTALAAPIVIGFLVGNYGEQQQWWEKMGATFAVFIGIFIGILCMIAMIRHLLGEKT from the coding sequence GTGCGCCAAAGTGGGCTCGCGAAGAGTATGGTCATGGCCTCGCAAATTTCGACGGCACTGGCTGCACCGATCGTCATTGGCTTTTTGGTTGGGAACTATGGGGAACAACAACAATGGTGGGAAAAAATGGGTGCAACGTTCGCTGTGTTCATCGGGATTTTCATCGGCATTCTTTGCATGATCGCCATGATCAGGCACTTGTTAGGGGAGAAGACATGA
- the wecB gene encoding non-hydrolyzing UDP-N-acetylglucosamine 2-epimerase, producing MPITVMPIFGTRPEAIKMAPLVNALKQHPAFDVHVTITAQHREMLDQVLELFEIEPDHDLNIMKQRQTLVDITTRGLEGLDAIMKEIKPDLVLVHGDTTTTFVGSLAAYYNQIAVGHVEAGLRTYNKYSPFPEEVNRQLTSTLADLHFAPTAQAAANLASENRHAGVYITGNTAIDALQTTVQTDYVHPMLETVGERKLILMTAHRRENQGEKMHQMFRAIRRLVDAFPDTHVVYPVHLNPVVQEAAKTVFEGHDRISLIAPLDVFDFHNFASRAHLILTDSGGVQEEAPSLGVPVLVLRDTTERPEGIAAGTLKLAGTEEETIYQMATELLTNETLYQEMAHASNPYGDGHASERIVQAILHHFGQGEAPAPLLTQ from the coding sequence ATGCCGATTACAGTCATGCCGATTTTCGGGACACGACCGGAAGCCATCAAGATGGCACCGCTCGTCAACGCCCTGAAGCAACACCCTGCTTTTGATGTTCATGTTACGATCACTGCCCAGCACCGCGAGATGCTCGATCAAGTGCTCGAACTGTTTGAGATTGAACCGGATCATGATTTGAATATCATGAAGCAACGTCAGACACTCGTTGATATTACGACGCGTGGTCTCGAAGGACTTGACGCTATCATGAAGGAAATCAAGCCGGACCTCGTCCTCGTCCATGGCGACACGACGACGACGTTCGTCGGAAGCCTCGCTGCCTATTACAATCAGATCGCGGTCGGTCACGTCGAGGCGGGACTGCGGACATATAATAAATACTCGCCGTTCCCGGAAGAGGTCAATCGTCAGTTGACGTCGACGCTTGCGGACTTACATTTCGCTCCGACAGCGCAAGCTGCAGCGAATCTTGCATCCGAAAATCGTCACGCTGGTGTCTACATCACAGGGAATACGGCGATCGATGCCCTGCAGACGACCGTCCAAACCGATTACGTCCATCCGATGCTTGAGACGGTCGGGGAACGGAAGTTGATCTTGATGACAGCGCACCGTCGTGAGAACCAAGGCGAAAAGATGCATCAGATGTTCCGAGCGATCCGTCGTCTCGTCGATGCGTTCCCGGATACACATGTCGTTTACCCGGTCCACCTCAATCCGGTCGTTCAAGAAGCAGCGAAAACGGTCTTTGAGGGGCATGACCGGATTTCGTTGATTGCTCCGCTCGACGTGTTCGACTTCCACAACTTCGCAAGTCGTGCGCATTTGATCCTGACTGACTCGGGTGGCGTACAGGAAGAAGCGCCGTCACTTGGTGTACCTGTACTCGTCTTACGCGATACGACAGAGCGTCCGGAAGGGATTGCTGCTGGAACGTTGAAGCTTGCCGGTACGGAAGAAGAGACGATCTATCAGATGGCAACGGAATTGTTGACGAACGAAACACTTTATCAAGAGATGGCGCATGCTTCGAACCCGTACGGAGATGGTCATGCCTCAGAACGCATCGTCCAAGCGATCTTGCATCACTTCGGTCAAGGGGAAGCTCCGGCACCGTTACTCACGCAATAA
- the upp gene encoding uracil phosphoribosyltransferase, translating into MSKVHVFDHPLIQHKMTIMRKVETGTKQFRELVDEVASLMAYELTRDLPLTDVAIETPVTKTTQKMIEGKKLGIVPILRAGLGMVDGMLRMMPNVKVGHIGLYRDPETLEPTEYYLKLPTDVAERDFVVVDPMLATGGSAADAISSLKKQGAKSIKLACLCAAPEGVKRVQEEHPDVDIYLAALDEKLDDHGYIVPGLGDAGDRLFGTK; encoded by the coding sequence ATGAGTAAAGTACATGTATTTGATCACCCATTGATTCAGCACAAGATGACGATCATGCGTAAAGTCGAAACAGGAACGAAACAATTCCGGGAACTTGTCGACGAGGTGGCTTCATTGATGGCATATGAACTCACACGTGACCTTCCACTCACAGATGTCGCGATCGAGACACCGGTCACGAAGACGACGCAGAAGATGATCGAAGGCAAGAAACTCGGGATCGTCCCGATTCTCCGCGCTGGTCTCGGTATGGTCGACGGCATGCTCCGCATGATGCCGAACGTTAAAGTCGGTCACATCGGTTTATACCGTGATCCGGAGACACTCGAGCCAACGGAATACTACCTCAAGCTCCCGACAGACGTCGCAGAACGTGATTTCGTCGTCGTTGACCCGATGCTTGCGACAGGTGGTTCGGCGGCAGACGCCATCTCCTCCTTAAAGAAACAAGGGGCAAAGAGCATCAAGCTCGCATGTCTCTGTGCAGCACCTGAAGGCGTCAAACGCGTTCAAGAAGAACACCCGGACGTCGACATCTATCTCGCTGCACTCGACGAGAAGTTGGACGACCACGGATATATCGTCCCAGGACTCGGTGATGCAGGAGACCGTCTCTTCGGAACGAAGTAA
- a CDS encoding ABC transporter ATP-binding protein: protein MIRLDQIKQRYGEMTVLHDINLQAEAGELIALVGPSGSGKSTLLQLLGLLQTPTNGAVYFDDTCVSEATDEERRRLRLEEVGFIFQESHLVPFLTAGEQLELVAKEAGRTVDATAALAVFGLEHRKDHLPHALSGGERQRVAIARAFVNEPRLVLADEPTASLDYPNGRRVMELLQQQAHESNKTVIVITHDERMLDVCDRIWRIEDGVVQESKKDFVQMK from the coding sequence ATGATTCGATTAGATCAGATTAAACAACGTTATGGTGAGATGACCGTCCTGCACGATATCAACTTACAAGCAGAAGCGGGTGAGTTGATTGCCCTCGTCGGACCGAGTGGTAGTGGGAAAAGTACATTGCTCCAGTTGCTTGGATTATTACAGACACCAACGAACGGTGCGGTCTACTTTGATGATACGTGCGTCAGTGAAGCAACGGACGAAGAACGTCGTCGCTTACGTCTCGAGGAAGTCGGATTCATTTTCCAGGAGTCGCATCTCGTACCATTTTTGACGGCGGGAGAGCAACTCGAACTGGTCGCCAAGGAAGCTGGACGAACAGTTGACGCGACAGCGGCGCTCGCTGTGTTCGGACTTGAGCACCGGAAAGATCATTTACCGCATGCCTTATCAGGTGGGGAACGTCAACGTGTGGCGATTGCGCGGGCCTTCGTGAATGAACCACGCCTTGTCCTTGCGGATGAACCGACGGCAAGTCTCGATTATCCGAACGGTCGCCGGGTGATGGAACTGTTGCAACAACAAGCGCATGAGTCGAACAAGACGGTCATCGTCATTACCCATGACGAACGGATGCTTGACGTCTGCGATCGGATTTGGCGGATTGAAGATGGAGTCGTGCAGGAATCCAAAAAAGATTTCGTACAGATGAAATAA